In the genome of Leptospira congkakensis, one region contains:
- a CDS encoding single-stranded DNA-binding protein, whose translation MKNLSYIILDGNLTADPEERNVGGGKSLAIFTVAVNHTAGNQESKDKEDVSFFEVEAWEKLGENCVEYLKKGSKVTIMGNLKQNRWKSPEGENRSKFKVTASTVRFDSMRKQDSKAA comes from the coding sequence ATGAAAAATCTATCGTATATCATTCTAGACGGAAATTTAACCGCAGACCCAGAAGAAAGAAATGTCGGAGGGGGAAAGTCCCTTGCCATTTTTACCGTTGCAGTCAATCATACTGCGGGCAACCAAGAAAGTAAGGACAAAGAGGATGTGTCTTTCTTTGAAGTTGAAGCTTGGGAAAAATTGGGTGAGAACTGTGTCGAATACCTAAAAAAGGGAAGTAAGGTGACGATCATGGGAAATCTAAAACAAAACCGATGGAAAAGTCCGGAAGGTGAAAACAGGTCTAAGTTCAAAGTAACTGCTTCCACCGTCAGGTTTGATAGTATGCGTAAACAAGATTCGAAGGCTGCGTAA
- a CDS encoding DUF3332 family protein → MKKIFKSALIGILSIGLFANCFGKFGLTKAIYSFNGNIQIGTGKVAGFFRSLLMLFPISIAYYVGGILDVLIFNLIEFWTDRNPIAMAEYDFDGKLVKEYTQDGQTITLTYSEWGKVLKMEAPTQKGMEAVYFLKDKPEKAFRLVNGKYVEILQVSGPILPPAGVKHI, encoded by the coding sequence ATGAAAAAAATATTCAAATCGGCACTCATTGGAATTCTTTCCATTGGTTTATTCGCAAACTGTTTCGGAAAATTTGGCCTTACGAAAGCAATTTATTCTTTCAACGGAAACATTCAAATCGGAACAGGAAAGGTTGCAGGTTTCTTTCGTTCCCTTTTAATGCTCTTTCCAATTTCTATCGCTTATTACGTTGGCGGAATTTTGGATGTTCTCATTTTCAACTTAATTGAATTCTGGACCGACAGAAATCCAATCGCAATGGCAGAGTATGACTTTGATGGTAAACTTGTAAAAGAATACACACAAGATGGTCAAACCATTACTCTTACTTATTCTGAGTGGGGAAAGGTTTTGAAAATGGAAGCTCCTACACAAAAAGGAATGGAAGCAGTATATTTCTTAAAAGACAAACCGGAAAAAGCATTCCGTTTGGTGAATGGAAAATATGTAGAAATCCTTCAAGTGAGCGGACCTATCCTTCCTCCAGCCGGCGTAAAACACATCTAA
- a CDS encoding MBOAT family O-acyltransferase — MIFSDFEYFVFFLFVFFTVWYVFPTIFSNQSRETRILHIFLLISSYFFYMSWDYRFGALILLSTAIDYFVGIKLSSETREKVRYYLLLFSLITNLVFILGFFKYYNFLVTSVNAVTNPLFGADTLPVLKIILPAGISFFTFQSLSYTIDVYRKEIPAEKDFVRFALFVSFFPQLVAGPIVTARTFMPQLYTPKKLEDIEFRVAIRFFMLGYFKKAVLSDMVAPTIDTIYADPSGFHAYALLIGAALGGIQVYLDFSGYSDMAIGSAMLLGYKLPTNFNLPFLATSVSGFWRRWHMTLNSWLRDYIYIPMGGSRVTSVRRKFNLWFTMFVSGVWHGAQWTFVFWGSLNGFFYVLEEIWKEWFPDKKNQTETKHWYAAAPLWLFQNILNSSIFFLGAVFFRSLNWENAWIHIRGIFTFQAGQIRPYMWKDFLWILFFLYLGHIIGYFIFEKGKGKQIPASLEFALYPILFLVLNLATPENSVPFIYFQF, encoded by the coding sequence TTGATCTTTTCCGATTTTGAATATTTTGTCTTCTTTCTCTTTGTTTTTTTTACGGTTTGGTACGTATTCCCGACTATTTTTTCCAACCAATCTCGAGAAACACGAATCTTACATATATTTCTACTCATTAGTAGTTATTTCTTTTACATGTCTTGGGATTATCGTTTCGGTGCTCTCATTCTACTTTCCACTGCCATTGATTATTTTGTAGGTATCAAACTAAGCTCAGAAACTAGGGAAAAGGTTAGGTATTATCTTTTACTTTTTAGTTTGATTACAAACTTAGTTTTTATTTTAGGATTCTTTAAATACTATAACTTTCTTGTTACATCGGTGAATGCTGTCACCAACCCCTTGTTTGGTGCCGATACTTTGCCTGTTCTTAAAATTATTTTACCAGCAGGAATTTCTTTTTTTACCTTCCAATCTTTGTCTTATACAATCGATGTGTATCGCAAAGAAATCCCGGCTGAAAAAGATTTTGTTCGTTTTGCCTTATTTGTAAGTTTTTTCCCACAATTGGTAGCAGGGCCTATCGTAACAGCCCGAACCTTTATGCCACAATTGTACACTCCGAAAAAACTCGAAGATATTGAATTTCGTGTGGCGATTCGATTTTTTATGTTGGGCTATTTTAAAAAGGCAGTTTTGTCTGATATGGTAGCTCCCACCATCGACACGATTTACGCTGATCCATCTGGTTTTCACGCCTATGCTTTGTTAATTGGTGCTGCCCTAGGTGGAATCCAAGTGTATTTAGATTTTAGTGGGTATTCCGATATGGCCATTGGAAGTGCCATGTTGCTCGGTTATAAACTTCCCACAAACTTCAACTTACCATTCCTCGCCACGTCTGTTTCTGGATTTTGGCGTCGTTGGCATATGACACTCAATTCTTGGTTACGTGATTATATTTATATTCCTATGGGTGGTAGTCGGGTAACTTCAGTAAGACGAAAGTTTAATCTTTGGTTCACAATGTTTGTGAGCGGGGTTTGGCACGGCGCACAGTGGACTTTTGTGTTTTGGGGATCCTTAAACGGATTTTTTTACGTTTTGGAAGAGATTTGGAAAGAATGGTTTCCGGACAAAAAGAACCAGACAGAAACCAAACATTGGTATGCGGCGGCTCCTCTTTGGCTCTTTCAGAATATTCTCAATAGCTCTATTTTCTTTTTGGGAGCGGTTTTTTTTCGTTCCCTCAATTGGGAAAATGCTTGGATTCACATTCGGGGAATATTTACATTCCAAGCCGGACAAATTCGTCCCTATATGTGGAAAGACTTCCTTTGGATTCTATTTTTCCTCTATTTAGGCCATATCATTGGGTATTTTATCTTTGAGAAGGGAAAAGGCAAACAAATCCCTGCCAGTTTGGAATTTGCCCTATACCCCATTCTCTTTCTTGTCTTAAATTTAGCTACACCGGAAAATTCTGTTCCGTTCATTTACTTTCAGTTCTAA
- a CDS encoding PilZ domain-containing protein, giving the protein MESERRLPRISPGDFSGFEVQLDLEGITLFGKLGNISEEGLCFLGEDDLLGDEIESQVLGSIVWAKGTKRMFFEGTVMWTQTSKIKNVIYYIAGIQFQERLNLTDSMLARSLEIK; this is encoded by the coding sequence ATGGAAAGTGAGCGAAGGCTTCCACGAATATCCCCCGGTGACTTTTCTGGATTTGAAGTCCAATTGGATTTGGAAGGGATCACACTTTTTGGAAAGTTAGGGAATATTTCCGAAGAGGGCCTTTGTTTTTTGGGTGAGGACGATTTACTTGGTGACGAAATCGAATCCCAGGTTTTGGGCAGTATTGTTTGGGCAAAAGGCACCAAACGGATGTTCTTTGAAGGAACAGTGATGTGGACCCAAACTTCCAAAATCAAAAATGTAATTTATTATATTGCTGGAATCCAATTTCAAGAAAGACTCAATCTAACTGATTCAATGCTCGCACGTAGTTTGGAGATCAAATGA
- a CDS encoding NAD-dependent epimerase/dehydratase family protein has protein sequence MKILLLGGTGLIGKQVLLSLVFYPQIKKVIVWARNSQSASNPNVPIEVIQVKWEDFQSGKVSIPDGLDAVFCCLGTTINKAGSQEKFKEIDYEYPLLAAKQAKTKKVPGFYIITAMGSDSNSSIFYNRVKGEIETELRNLQFPFLGIFRPSLLIGEREEVRMGEKVGEFLGNLIPFGLLGLKKFKPIPGEYVAKSMIYSLLHDKPEAGTAPQVKVYENDVLWEIGKDHSF, from the coding sequence ATGAAAATACTACTTCTGGGTGGCACCGGTCTTATCGGTAAACAAGTGTTACTATCTCTTGTTTTTTATCCCCAAATCAAAAAGGTGATTGTTTGGGCCAGAAACTCACAATCTGCTTCCAATCCCAACGTACCCATTGAAGTCATACAAGTAAAGTGGGAGGACTTTCAATCTGGAAAGGTTTCTATCCCCGATGGTTTGGATGCTGTGTTTTGTTGTCTTGGTACCACCATTAACAAAGCAGGAAGCCAAGAGAAATTTAAAGAAATAGATTACGAATATCCTTTGCTTGCGGCAAAACAAGCCAAAACAAAAAAGGTTCCAGGTTTCTATATCATCACTGCTATGGGATCTGATTCCAACTCTTCTATATTTTATAATCGAGTGAAAGGGGAAATTGAAACGGAACTTCGTAATTTACAATTCCCGTTTTTAGGAATTTTTAGACCTTCCCTTCTGATTGGTGAAAGGGAAGAAGTGCGAATGGGTGAAAAAGTAGGGGAGTTTCTTGGAAATCTAATTCCTTTTGGACTTCTAGGACTCAAAAAATTCAAACCAATCCCTGGTGAATATGTTGCCAAATCCATGATCTATTCTTTATTACACGACAAACCAGAAGCAGGAACAGCCCCGCAAGTGAAAGTTTATGAAAACGATGTCCTTTGGGAGATCGGTAAGGACCATTCTTTTTGA
- a CDS encoding lysophospholipid acyltransferase family protein, which produces MIPDNKQKPYSKTKYIILSWVVHFIVRVWYLFIRNQKFMIPEESAKVIETGSGYIIAVFHETTLSLYRHATEYLKRKKKADMVALVSQSKDGEIIHQTFARSNLRSVRGSSTRGGTGAFRNILKEMKQGAVPIFTVDGPKGPRREVKPGVIVTASLTGFPILYLHSCYDRAYTFKSWDRHFFPKFGARLFIQYGEPFFVPKGLSESQMDEYAKKLEIAMGKNAENLESYVRERFPDNSIDVPPKL; this is translated from the coding sequence TTGATTCCAGATAACAAACAAAAACCCTATTCCAAAACCAAATACATCATCCTGAGTTGGGTGGTTCACTTCATCGTAAGAGTTTGGTATTTATTCATTCGAAACCAAAAGTTTATGATTCCCGAAGAAAGTGCCAAAGTCATTGAAACTGGTTCTGGATATATCATTGCTGTTTTTCATGAAACAACTCTTTCTCTTTACCGACACGCCACAGAGTATTTGAAACGAAAGAAAAAAGCGGATATGGTCGCTCTTGTTTCTCAATCCAAAGATGGTGAAATCATCCACCAAACCTTTGCTCGCTCTAACTTACGTTCAGTGCGAGGTTCTTCCACAAGAGGGGGAACGGGTGCCTTTCGCAATATCCTCAAAGAAATGAAACAAGGTGCGGTTCCTATCTTTACCGTAGATGGTCCAAAAGGGCCTAGGCGAGAAGTAAAACCAGGTGTCATTGTGACCGCTTCTCTTACAGGTTTTCCCATCCTATATTTGCATTCTTGTTATGACAGGGCTTATACTTTCAAAAGTTGGGACAGGCATTTTTTCCCTAAATTTGGGGCGCGTCTTTTCATCCAATACGGGGAACCGTTTTTTGTTCCGAAAGGTCTTTCGGAGAGCCAAATGGATGAATATGCCAAAAAATTGGAAATTGCCATGGGGAAAAATGCAGAAAACCTGGAATCCTATGTGCGGGAACGTTTCCCTGACAATTCTATTGACGTACCGCCTAAACTCTAA
- the metK gene encoding methionine adenosyltransferase, whose amino-acid sequence MSSLKNYIFTSESVSEGHPDKVCDQISDAILDAYLAQDPKSRVACETLVTTNLVVIAGEITSKGKVDTQEVARDVIRKIGYNDINMYFDADFAVVSSHVHAQSPDIAQGVNEGEGLHTEQGAGDQGLMFGFAIAETPELMPAPLYYSHKLLENLSDLRHTGKIDWLRPDAKSQVTIQYEDGKPKRVDTVVISTQHKPGVTHKQIEEAVIEECIKKIIPKELLTNTRYFINPTGKFEIGGPHGDTGLTGRKIIVDTYGGMGRHGGGAFSGKDPSKVDRSAAYIGRYIAKNVVAAGLAHKCEVQLAYAIGVAEPVSVLVDTFGTGTISDEEIAKRVLANFKLTPKGIVDGLDLLGKGRKYQETAAYGHFGRTGSTFTWEKTDKAEALKKG is encoded by the coding sequence ATGTCATCTCTCAAAAACTATATCTTCACTTCCGAGTCCGTATCTGAAGGACACCCAGACAAAGTCTGTGACCAAATTTCCGATGCCATTCTCGATGCATATTTAGCCCAAGATCCGAAATCCCGTGTTGCTTGTGAAACTCTTGTAACAACAAACCTTGTTGTGATTGCCGGTGAGATCACCAGTAAAGGAAAAGTGGACACACAAGAAGTGGCCCGCGATGTGATTCGAAAAATTGGTTATAACGATATCAATATGTATTTCGATGCAGACTTTGCTGTGGTTTCTTCCCACGTTCACGCTCAGTCTCCAGACATTGCCCAAGGGGTAAACGAAGGAGAAGGTCTTCATACTGAACAAGGTGCTGGTGACCAAGGTCTTATGTTTGGTTTTGCAATCGCGGAAACTCCAGAACTAATGCCTGCTCCTCTTTACTACTCACACAAACTTTTGGAAAACCTATCTGACCTTCGTCATACAGGTAAAATCGATTGGTTACGTCCTGATGCAAAATCGCAAGTTACCATCCAATACGAAGATGGAAAACCAAAAAGAGTCGATACTGTTGTAATCTCTACGCAACACAAACCAGGTGTGACTCACAAACAAATCGAAGAAGCAGTCATCGAAGAATGTATCAAAAAAATCATTCCTAAAGAACTTCTTACAAACACTCGTTATTTTATTAACCCTACTGGTAAATTTGAAATTGGTGGGCCACACGGTGATACAGGTCTTACAGGACGTAAAATCATCGTAGATACTTACGGTGGAATGGGTCGTCACGGTGGTGGAGCGTTCTCTGGAAAAGATCCATCTAAAGTGGACCGTTCAGCAGCATATATCGGCCGTTATATTGCGAAAAACGTAGTGGCTGCTGGTCTTGCTCATAAATGCGAAGTACAACTTGCATACGCAATTGGTGTTGCGGAACCAGTATCTGTTCTTGTTGATACTTTCGGAACAGGAACCATTTCTGATGAAGAAATTGCAAAACGAGTTTTGGCAAATTTCAAACTCACTCCAAAAGGAATCGTAGATGGTCTTGATCTTCTTGGAAAGGGAAGAAAATACCAAGAAACAGCGGCTTATGGCCACTTTGGTAGAACAGGTAGCACATTTACTTGGGAAAAAACTGATAAAGCGGAAGCTTTAAAAAAAGGATAA
- a CDS encoding transketolase family protein yields MGAPSQSTADKKATRDAYGEALVELGASRQDVVVLDADLSGSTKTADFKKKYPERFFNVGVAEQNLVGHAAGLALSGFVPFASSFAMFLSGRAWEVVRNSVVYPKVNVKLVASHGGITVGEDGASHQCIEDFAIMRVIPEMTVICPSDFNETKQVIHAIADYQGPVYVRVGRPAIPVIERENYKFQIGKAEVISDGKDVCIIANGVMVNEAMIAVGLLKEKGINASLLNMATIKPLDKDAIIAKAKECGAVVTCEEHNVIGGLGSAVSELLSEEYPVPVIKVGMKDTFGKSGTWSGLLDYFGLRAKDVVSHVEIAISKKKK; encoded by the coding sequence ATGGGAGCACCTAGCCAATCCACCGCAGACAAAAAAGCAACGAGAGATGCCTACGGCGAAGCCTTAGTTGAGTTAGGTGCATCTAGACAAGATGTCGTGGTTTTAGATGCGGATCTTTCTGGTTCCACTAAAACTGCGGATTTTAAGAAAAAATATCCTGAACGATTTTTTAACGTTGGTGTCGCTGAACAAAACTTAGTTGGTCACGCGGCAGGCCTTGCTCTTTCTGGGTTTGTGCCTTTTGCTTCTAGTTTTGCTATGTTTTTATCCGGCAGAGCTTGGGAAGTAGTTCGTAACAGTGTCGTTTACCCAAAGGTAAACGTAAAACTAGTTGCCTCTCATGGTGGAATCACTGTGGGTGAAGACGGTGCATCTCACCAATGTATCGAAGACTTCGCGATCATGCGAGTCATTCCAGAAATGACTGTGATTTGTCCTTCTGATTTTAACGAAACCAAACAAGTCATCCATGCTATCGCTGATTACCAAGGCCCAGTGTACGTAAGGGTTGGTCGTCCGGCAATTCCTGTCATTGAAAGAGAAAACTACAAATTCCAAATTGGAAAAGCAGAAGTCATCTCTGATGGAAAAGACGTTTGTATCATTGCCAATGGTGTAATGGTAAACGAAGCCATGATTGCTGTGGGCCTACTCAAAGAAAAAGGAATCAATGCAAGCCTTCTCAATATGGCAACTATCAAACCTTTGGACAAAGATGCCATCATCGCCAAAGCAAAAGAATGTGGTGCTGTTGTGACTTGTGAAGAACACAATGTGATTGGTGGTCTTGGTTCTGCAGTTTCAGAACTTCTTTCGGAAGAGTATCCAGTTCCTGTCATTAAAGTGGGAATGAAAGATACATTCGGAAAATCAGGAACTTGGAGTGGTCTACTCGATTACTTCGGTCTCCGCGCAAAAGACGTAGTATCCCACGTAGAAATCGCAATTTCCAAAAAGAAAAAATAG
- a CDS encoding ATP-dependent Clp protease adaptor ClpS yields the protein MTGAGASQPSILEETEVRPRLSDGPWKVVLWDDDFHTYEYVIEMLMDVCQMPWEKAFQHAVEVDTRKKTIVFSGELEHAEFVHERILNYGPDPRMGSSKGSMTATLEQ from the coding sequence ATGACCGGTGCCGGAGCTTCTCAACCATCCATCTTAGAAGAAACAGAAGTAAGGCCACGTCTTAGTGACGGGCCTTGGAAGGTTGTCCTTTGGGATGATGACTTTCATACTTACGAATACGTCATTGAGATGTTAATGGACGTATGCCAAATGCCTTGGGAAAAAGCCTTCCAACATGCTGTGGAAGTAGATACCAGAAAAAAAACCATCGTCTTTTCTGGAGAATTGGAACATGCAGAGTTTGTCCACGAACGGATCTTAAACTATGGTCCAGATCCTAGAATGGGTTCTTCGAAAGGTTCCATGACTGCCACTCTAGAGCAGTAA
- a CDS encoding glycogen-binding domain-containing protein: protein MMKFKSIRIALFLLFFTGIGIFADDGMDWIGSFSSKELEMSDETENQDTVYYLWQLESLKKNIAPRYIRYLDVESYVSSGKLIHRGILFTYNGLREEAVEICGSFNNWECSDMKRNQYGIYYTVIEPTQITDTYEEDPVYEYKFRVNGLLTYDPENFDKLEDGSGSYYSRFILDNKDTDRQTKTMVLEDSANEERDLRTVKFQIYLPNAEVVRVVGSFNDWNPEHDFLKKDRKGVFTLEKKLLPGEYHYQFIVDGEYMLDTYNPTTNIKVDTNESVSSLLVPERNYALERKM from the coding sequence ATGATGAAATTCAAATCCATCCGAATCGCCCTATTTTTACTCTTTTTCACAGGAATCGGAATCTTTGCCGACGACGGGATGGATTGGATTGGAAGTTTTTCCTCAAAAGAACTGGAGATGTCCGATGAAACAGAAAACCAGGATACAGTTTATTACCTCTGGCAATTGGAAAGTCTCAAAAAAAATATCGCTCCACGTTACATTCGTTATCTAGATGTGGAGTCTTATGTTTCTTCTGGCAAACTCATCCACAGAGGGATTCTGTTTACTTATAATGGACTCCGAGAGGAAGCCGTAGAAATCTGTGGAAGTTTTAACAATTGGGAATGTTCTGATATGAAACGGAACCAATACGGAATTTATTACACGGTAATCGAACCTACTCAAATCACGGATACTTATGAAGAAGATCCTGTTTACGAATACAAATTCCGAGTGAATGGACTTCTCACTTATGACCCAGAAAACTTTGATAAGTTGGAAGATGGATCTGGATCTTACTATTCTCGTTTTATTTTAGATAACAAAGATACGGATCGCCAAACAAAAACCATGGTTCTGGAAGATTCGGCAAATGAAGAACGGGACTTACGAACAGTTAAATTTCAAATTTACCTTCCAAATGCAGAAGTGGTTCGAGTGGTGGGAAGTTTTAACGATTGGAACCCAGAACATGACTTCTTAAAAAAAGACAGAAAGGGAGTGTTCACTCTCGAAAAGAAATTATTACCTGGTGAATATCATTACCAGTTCATAGTCGATGGAGAATATATGTTGGATACTTACAATCCAACTACCAATATCAAAGTAGATACCAATGAATCAGTCTCTTCCTTACTCGTTCCAGAAAGGAACTATGCATTAGAACGTAAGATGTAA